In Larimichthys crocea isolate SSNF chromosome XXII, L_crocea_2.0, whole genome shotgun sequence, the genomic stretch ttatggTCACCTGCGGGTTGTTGTGGTCACCTGCGGGTTGTTATGGTCACCTGCGGGTTGTTGtggtcacctgtgggttgttaTGGTCACCTGCGAGTTGTCATGGTCACCTGCGGGTTGTTgtggtcacctgtgggtcgttatggTCACCTGCGGGTTGTCATGGTCACCTGCAGGTCGTCATGTCACCTGCGGGTCGCtatggtcacctgtgggtcgttatggTCACCTGCGGGTTGTCATGGTCACCTGCGGGTTGTTATGGTCACCTGCGGGTTGTTATGGTCACCTGCAAGTTGTTAtgatcacctgtgggtcgttatggTCACCTGCGGGTTGTTATGGTGACCTGTGTGATGATtataagagctgtttgaatttcCCTGCTCGACATGGACGTGACGTCCACCCAGAGATCCAAGCTGGACTTCACCTGCTGCTTAATAATCCCCAGAGATCCAAGCTGGACTTCACCTGCTGCTTAATAATCAGGAAGTTTCCTTTCACCTTTTTCCCTGAGTGCAAAAGATTTCACAGTTCACTTCCTTTAGCAGGTAGCAGTCAGAGATGACTACATGCTGCTGCAAATCTCAaagcaacacagaaaaatattgtaaaaaccCTCTAAAGTGCATTTTCCAAAGTATTTTAAcgaaacatttttaacagtgtatttTACCCATATTTTAGAGTTAAGTATATTTTACCATAGATTTTTATGAGTacgttttacagtgtttttaaaacataaaacactatATGTTATGATAAATGTGAGCAGAATTAACACTGAGGTCAGTCATCAAACACTAATCAGCTGTTCAACAGGTAACTCACCTGAACATCAGTCAGTCTCATGAGTCGGTCAGCCTCTTACCTGTTTATTGTGACGTCACAGTCCTGCACGTCGTTACCCAgtccgtttgtttgtttgttccacgTGTTCCTCTCTCACCTGTTGCCGTGTGTCACACCTTAATTTGTCCGGCGGGGGATACTTCCGGCTCCGCCCactcattaattattcatgttgtGGGTGAATTTTTacagaactcacctgttcaaattatattaaggctcaagGTTATGCAgcattaagagtgtggacgccGTCGAATAGGGCTATTTATTATTAAGGTAAGAgttatattaaaacacacaccagagttaaataaatcatttattatttttcaaacagtTCATATTTCTTGTTGGAATGTGATCAAACGAAGTCCTAACCAGTCGCAGGCTGTAGGAAAAAGGCAGTGAAGAACAAGTACAATAGAGTCGGATACAAAAATAAGCCACTGGAAGCTGTTTAAGTGCACCTTATCGGACGTGGTGAGGCTCGAAACTCCACGAACACCAAACCAAAGATGTAAAACCTCACcctgctaaacacacacagaacttaCAGAGACACTCGGCATCACTGAAGCACAGACTGAACTCAAACAGTCTTTAAAACAGAGTTTGGAGATCTGCTGCTATTTTACAATCGTAACGTATGAACTGAATCTCTCAGCTCCTGGTGTCTGTCGGAAGATTTAAAGAATGACGAGCGGAAATGTAGTCGGTCATAGTTTTATGGTTTTTATTCTGTCTCCTCGTCTGGatgttgtgtgtcagtgtaaacTTTGTTTGTTATGTACAGTTATGTTCTCTGATTGTTTCCTGTAGGGGTGTGAGGACACACCATGGCACGATAATTCAAGATTCACAAACATGACGATTCATTGTGAAGCTGAAAAACGGATCACAATATCAAGCTCATTAAATTACGACTCTAAGGATGAACGCAAGAGGGCGCTGACCTCGACGTTCGAGGACGTGTATGGTTTGTTTTGGCAAGACAACGGCGACATGACTGTGGGGAAAAACCAAAACTTCTCTGCCTAACGTGACTCATATGTGACCATCTATGACAACATCATGAGAGCCAGCTATGGTCGAGGTTTGATAGAACTCACACAGAGCCAACGACATGAGATCAGATTCAGTTGTCGAGGACGGAGGAAACACTCCAGATGTGTCagatctgggactgacttttagtggttggtgagagcttggtgaaataaaaggctgaacgacagacgccgagctgggctgaatgtaatcagaagaaatactcgagtacagctgaacatagttaccacagtgggattactcTCTGAAACTGGAGGTTTCATACGTGATGTCTCTAGAATAAACGATGAGGTGAAAACATGCCACACATGCCTGagaaagaataaataagaaCTACGAGACGCGGCATGTGACACTGCTACGCTAACCACGGCGTAAAAATGTAACGAGTATACGCAGAGTTGTGTTATATCGTGGTCGGACAGTTCAAACTGGGACGTCTCATTGTGTTTGTCAGCATGCATCGACGTGTACGTGTTGATCTTGGCGTTGGACGTGTTGGATCTTCTCAAGATTTAAATGATGAATCGATTATCAGAAGAGATCCAAGAACTCTTGACTTACAAACGGTTGGATAGAAAATATTTTGAACTTATCGATACAAATCCGCTGCTGCAAAGTTTGGCGGGAAACAGGCCTGTACAGTCGGTATTAGTTTGGTCCACAGGTAAGATGATAAGACTGGTGGTTCGTTGTAAGGTAGCACATACggtaaatgtacatttaaataaacttgCCTCTGATTGGCACAGCACTGAGATTATTACTAAGAACTCGGCGACATATTTGGACACCAGCGTACTACTTGGTCACCGTAAGGCCATGGCCGGCACCCGTTTTATCCAGAGGCATGttttaaattatgaaatattgttttcaggAGGTCCATGACGGCAAAGTGACCGTCCACAGGAGCACAAGAAGGGGGAGGTCTCTTTACAATCACTCCATGAACGCAGGGATTTGCTCTTACAGatagctggtgtgtgtgtgaagggggaAACTTCTCAACAATCGAGATACAGCGCAAGTACGATGAAGCTAAGCCCGACTGAGCTTTTGGTTTTGGGTCCTTGTGCTCCGTGTAGTGCTTCTTAATCACGCCTATACACGTGTATCACTGAAAACTGATCTAAAACAACAGGAAACCATGAAAACACCCAAAGAACACAACTTTGGCTCAGTCCCAACACTCCAACACTCTCTGGACTGGGTGTGTATGGTTTAAAGagtcatactgtatgtacactgacagagaaaacacaggaaacctTATAGTCAGAGTGACTGTGAATTAAGCTGTAGCGTGGCACTCCACTTCCACAGTGCCGCCCCGTGTTGTGCACAGAAACCTGCAGGTTAGTCGATCCTGCTTGTCAAACTTCTCCGGCACCTCGTTGCAGGTTTGGTTCCTGAACCGTTCAGCGTCGGCCAAAGCAACGtgaaaaccaaagaaatatCTGAAGACATGTGAAGTTCAAACAATAATTCCGGGTGTCTCAGTTCGGATACTTCCTTTGGTACTCTTctatgtagtactctgtgtacttcctggTGTAGTGCACTAATTTCAGGAGGGTAGTGTCGTCTCAAAATGACGATTGCAACATACTTCTTCTTTGCCGTATTGCAACCCTGCCAAGCATGACCACATCACTGCAACCTCTTCAACTCCAGAGGTTTGCTACGTCGAAGGCGAGAACTTTTAAGAGTGCACCAATGGACTAAAAATAGTAAGTGTAAGTTTGGAAGTATGCGAATTGAGACATGGCGATACTCGATGTGGGTGACTTTACGTTGCACCCATTAGtgaaacaaatgtattataCAGTGTTGAAAAACGTGAATTACAATTTGGGTATAAGCGACCCGCGGCCAGCAGAACCAACCGAGgctttggctgttttttttgccaGCTTTGACCTCCAGCAGACTCATCAGGGAGGAGCAGCCTCTGTTTCATTTCTCCTTTATGATCTCCTCGTATTTGGGTGGAGGGTCGCTGTATGAAGGTACCGAGGTCTCATCACCGCTGCTTTCCAGCTGCCCCGTCACCTCTTCATAAGATGGAGGCGGCGTGGCACCTGACAGCCGGGAGGCCACGGACATTGAGGAGTCCTGGACGTAGAGAGTACGAGTGTTCTGCTGGTGGAGTACATGGGAGTCCGACTGGGAACCTCCGCCTCTTTCTGAACCACTCACCACCACGGTCGGACGTAGGCTCGACTCCTGGTGCAAGCTCTCGGTGTGCACTGTCGTCTCCCGGTGAACGAGAATGCGAGGCAGGCTACGGGTGCTGCGGTTGTTGGCCAGGTAGCGGTTCTGGGTGTAGGCGGGCCGTCGACGAGTGGCCTTCTGAAGCTGACACCTCCAGATGACGAAGAGGCCGATGATGATGAGCAGGGCCACGCCCAGCAGAGGAACCACCATGTAGACGGTGTCGGCGCGCTCGGAGCGCccctcgctgctgctgctgctcaccgTGTAGACGCTGCGAGTTTTCCAGAACTCCATCTGGGAGGCACCAAGAAGAGATTAGACAGTGAAACATCATCTCTAACTCTTTACATGACCACAGCATCTCATTCAATCACTTGTTGATGCAGCTACATATGCAGCACAATCAGTAGATCGATGTAGTCATACGAGTACATCGATCTACCACAACTGATGGAGTCGGTCCATCAGCTCACCGTTCTCTCTTTGTTCTCAAACACTTCATTGGCCTCTTCGAAGCTGCAGCTCTCCTCGCCGCACTCCCTCTCGATGTTTCCTTGTCTCAACTCCTCCAGGAAGCCATTGGCTCGAGTGAAACGCTTCAGGACAGAGTGAGCATCCTTACCATCGAGGAATGCTGCAACACAGCAAAGAAAACCCAAAGTTCAGCCTCCATACTGTAGTTATTCAACAGATTCATGGGATACAGCACGTTCACGGACAGGTCGGCATTGTTgaatttactgttttggttcagtatGATCTATACACGACTTACTGCACTACTGTCGTTATCTCGGTCAGCGTGTAACTAACTAAACTGACTCAGCTccaggatgccaggagccaaacccggcaagaaaaccacctgagctggcgctgtgttcactgttagactggacactgccggttcagaggttgaGTTTGGTCACTGGGAGGTAGACGCTAACACTAGCTCATAGTTCTAGCTAAGTAAAACAGAACTTTACGTCCTGCTTCAGAGACTTAAGGATCCAGATTTTCAATGAATGAACTGTCCAGTATCATTTAAGTAACTTGCTGGCaaactctgcttcctgttgcaCTCGACAGGACAACAGCTCGATGAATTTACTGATTATcggaaaaataataataataagaagaattaGGTCGGAAAAAACGCTCTCAGACTGTTTCTGTGGGACCGGACTCGACACCGACCTGCATCGGGCAGTGTTCATGTTTAACATCACATCTCCAGTAGAGAAGCTCTGAGCGTGCTTGGCCAGAGAAATCATCAGAAACTGACCACAAGAGACTTCTGGTAAATCAGGCCGTGAGTCAGGAGATGACAGGTACTCGagtctttgttttctcacagGAAGACTCATGGTCGACTCGAGCTTACTCTGACTTTAACCCTTTAGTCCAGCTCCATGGAAACGTCACTACGACCCGGTCTGTCCTCCCTGCAGGCGGGTAAATCCCTCTCAGGACTGACGAGCGCTGTGGTATATAATATAGAACGGGAACGCTCTCTGGGGTCTCGAGGGTTAAGGCGGTTAAGCTGACCTCTGTTTAAAACAGCAAGCGAAGCAACAAATCAGACGTTTATGAATATTATTGATCGGTGTGTTTTGTGCTCACCAGCCATGCTCCCGTCCTGCAGCTCACTCGGACAGACCGCAGACCTgcaggagacaaacacagattcaTCAGGCCACATCgacaaatctaaatctaaattagTTATATGCTCCACTTTAGAAGGATTGGTTGACTTTTAAGATGAATACAGCCGTCAGTAACTGAGTAAGGATTCATcgtttcttttattcattcatgctAATCGAGGAGGCGATCCTTAATCAGCCTGAAGCAGGATTGGTCAGCTCAGAGATAAGACATAATGTAAACAACTCAAATATAACCATGCACTCAACTAAACTCTGATGtctgaggcctcctcctctACTTTTACACAGATCCACTCCTCTTTCAAACCATT encodes the following:
- the prrg3 gene encoding transmembrane gamma-carboxyglutamic acid protein 3 is translated as MAAFLDGKDAHSVLKRFTRANGFLEELRQGNIERECGEESCSFEEANEVFENKERTMEFWKTRSVYTVSSSSSEGRSERADTVYMVVPLLGVALLIIIGLFVIWRCQLQKATRRRPAYTQNRYLANNRSTRSLPRILVHRETTVHTESLHQESSLRPTVVVSGSERGGGSQSDSHVLHQQNTRTLYVQDSSMSVASRLSGATPPPSYEEVTGQLESSGDETSVPSYSDPPPKYEEIIKEK